The nucleotide window AATAAAGCCGAACTGGAAAATATGCTGCGGCAGGAGGGTGTGGAATACATATTACTTTTAACTGATGCTGAACGCTGGGATTTTGTCCGCAAGAAAAGCGGGCTGGAGTTACTGAACCAGCTGATGGAGATTGTCGCCCGGGTGCGGGATTACGATGTCGTCGTCATTATCGGTTCCGACTATCGCATCAAGGTCAGCGAAGCCCTGCTGGGGAGGGAAGTGGTAGGTGTGGAGATCGGTTCTTCCCCCATTAGAGGTGACAGGGAGGTAAACGTCGAAGAACTACGGTCGCTGGTACGCGGGCTAGTTGAGAGGTAAGGGGTAGGTTAAAAGATGAAACGAGTGGTCAGCATTAGCCTGGGTTCCTCCAAACGGGATCACCAGGTGGAAGCGGAATTCCTGGGAGAAAAGTTCCGCATCGAGCGCATCGGTACCGACGGCGATATGGGACGAATGATAAGCCTCATTCG belongs to Moorella humiferrea and includes:
- a CDS encoding helix-turn-helix domain-containing protein codes for the protein MDLIRIGDKLISRRKINSTLERIFALRCRGFSQQETARQVGVDRSFVSRLESLGEIRRGRRIAVVGFPVANKAELENMLRQEGVEYILLLTDAERWDFVRKKSGLELLNQLMEIVARVRDYDVVVIIGSDYRIKVSEALLGREVVGVEIGSSPIRGDREVNVEELRSLVRGLVER